One genomic segment of Oncorhynchus mykiss isolate Arlee chromosome 10, USDA_OmykA_1.1, whole genome shotgun sequence includes these proteins:
- the LOC110534046 gene encoding guanine nucleotide-binding protein G(I)/G(S)/G(O) subunit gamma-8 — translation MSNNMAKITDIRKTVEQLKLEVNIERMMVSKAAADLMAFCEAHAKEDPLVIPVSSSENPFREKKFFCAIL, via the exons ATGTCCAATAACATGGCTAAGATTACAGATATCCGCAAGACAGTGGAACAGCTGAAACTGGAAGTTAACATCGAAAGAATGATG GTGTCCAAAGCAGCAGCTGATCTGATGGCCTTCTGTGAGGCTCATGCCAAGGAGGACCCTCTGGTGATACCAGTGTCATCCTCTGAGAACCCTTTTCGGGAGAAGAAATTCTTCTGTGCCATACTCTAA